The Fusarium poae strain DAOMC 252244 chromosome 2, whole genome shotgun sequence nucleotide sequence AGCTTATGAAGCAGCTCCAGCTAATAAACCTGGAATTATTTGTCAGTTGATTGTGATCAAATACAAGATCATTAAAGGCGATTCATCTGCACTCGGGTCACTCACCAACCGCTGTAAAGACCACCCACACGACACCACACTCGATCATCTTAGGGGGACAGAAACTAGAATCAGAAATTAGCTCATGTTAACCCCAACTGCCAAAGAAACAATGACACTCACAGAACTCCCGACATCTCGAGAAGCCTCGTCCAATACGCCCACTGGACCAAAGCGATATACGCCAGGAGGAGCACCGCGCACACCGCGTTGGCCGCTCTCTTGACTGCAGTCTTCTTGTTATCCTTCTTGACGCCGATCCTAGTCCTTCCGTCATTGCTTATTGTCACGCCCCAATGCCTACCAGTTTCATATCGTCGTCCTTCAATCGGGTACGCCTCGCCGTAACGTTTATAAATCGGCAGGAAAGCAAGCATGCAAAGAAACATGATTCCTGGGGTACTCGATATGAAGCTCACGTGATCCGAGGCATACTCGCGGGATTTGTTGTCTGAAGGCAGACGATGCCATGTCACTCCGGTGAAAACGGCGGATATGATCAGTAGTAGCAACTCGGAGAAGCTTGTTGTGATCCAAGCGTCTGTGTAGGGAAACTCGACACGGTCATCGACACTTCGTTTAATTATCGACGTTTTATCCCAGTCCCGCGTCCGTTGGGAGGTGACAACACAGCGCAATAATCCGAGAACGATGGGATAGAATCGGGGTCGTGACATGGCGACAGTGAAGATGTGAAGCATGTTCAAAGACTCGTAGCCGGAGGTATTTCCAATGACACCAGCGACGATAGCGCTGGCCGTAAGCTGACAGGCAAACGTTATAGTCCATGTGAGCGCTAGGCGGTTTTTGCGACGGTTCCCCAGCTTTCCGCGAGTAATCCAATGGACAAAAGGCCGATACGCACAAAGAATAGCTAAAACTGTAATGACAACATCCGTAACACCGAACCACGTTAGTATCTGTGACCCATTGGGACAAGATCCGTCGTCGACGCTGCTAGGCGAAACGATCCACTCGAATGGTATGGGCGGGTAAGGCTTCTCGTACAATCCGGTATTGGTGCCTAGATATGGTTTGATTGACGAGCTATCGAGAGATGAGATGTTGCCGGCGGCGAAAGCGCCGGGTGGTAGAGCATCTGACTCCCGCCCTGGACGAGAGAAGAAGTTTCCCATGACGAACTGGATGATTTGAGAAAAGGGAtttgatgaagagaagggaagagaggagagaaaaAGATCAGAGCCCTGGATGTTTGACAATAGCGCGCTTTTAATATGTGCTAGCAGGGGTTGGCGGGTAATAAAATAGTGGCACAGCAAGACAGCAAGACGGTCAATTATAATTAGATACTTGCCCGACAGGTACATCATGTATAAAGTTACACACAAACGGTTACTACTCGTTGTGTtagtagtagtagcagtaTATCTCTACGCGACAAACACATAACGTACAAAACTACCATGCCTCTGACAAGATGCGCTGAAGCAAATGCACGAGGGTTGATTACACATTCCAATGAATTGCTGACATGTATCACATTTTAACCTAGgacaaccaaccacaaaGGCCAAGACTGGCGCCACAACATGGATGCGAATCCTGTCATTACGGAAGGGGCTTCAATTAGTGTACAAAATTAAACGGCCTAAAAATATGATCTGACTGACAGGAACCGACCCACTGATTTCGTCCTTTTTGTTTCTAGACTGATGGCTAATTCTTGTCATACATTGAGGGTTAGATGAGTACGGTCAATGACCCAGAGAAGGTCGTTACAATAACCTTGGTAACTGTACGTATCTTTTTAACTACCTAAAATAAACAATTTTGATTCGATAGTAAATAGCACAAATAGAAACTAAATTCCTCGTTTGTAGTTATCTACTGAGGAGTAGGGCTCAAGTGCTCAGCAAGTCTCAATGACAGCGCTGCCAAGGTCAAAGACGGGTTGGCCTCGGGACTAACAGGCATAACTGAAAGATCGCACACCCAAAGGTTATCAAGTCCCTTGACCTTCAGGTCAGAATCAACCACACCATCTTTCTTGGTCGGTCCATCCATGCGCATAGTTCCACATTCATGAGAGAACACACCAAATCCCAAATGCTGCGGGCGCAGTCCAGGGTCGGGGCAGAGTTTCCCGCCAGAAGTAGGAGATTTGAAGGGCTGGGCGTCAACAAAGGCATCCCGCACATTACGCACAATGTCTTCCATGGCACATTGGACTTCGTGCTTGAGGGGATCACGTCTGATGTCAAGGACGGGGTCCATGCCAGGAATACTAAGAACAGAGTTCCCTTCTGCAAGTTTCCCGACAAACTCGAACAGAACACAGATGGTGTCAAAGTTCTTCTGCTCTTTAGCAGGAGACTTTGGTCCCAGGAGATTTCCCTTCCTGTCGTAAAAGTGAGTTGTGTTGATACTGGCAGAACTTCCAGCAAGGAAAAAGTTGGCGTTGATGGTGACTGTGACGAGGCACTCTTCTCCGCCGACCTTGAGATGGGTCTTTAGGTTGAGCGGTTTCTGGGTTATGCCACCGTCTTTCTCTTTGGCGAATCGCGCGTAGCAGACATTGTGGTCAATGAGACCCTTGCCTACTTTGTCATTCAAGTTCTGCAAGCCACTGTTCAAAGCGATGGATGCAGTACCGATGGTACCAGCAGCTAGTATCACTTTCGCTTTTCCGATGCCAAGCTCCTTGATAGTGCCAGTGGCCTTGTCTCTGATCTGTAGAGCAGTGACTGTCTTGTCGCTAGACCGAAATATCAGCAATTGCTCAGCTCTGAACTTGTAACAGAATGGGTACTTACGCAGTATTAGTGTCCTTGTACTGAACAGCAATAACCTCTGTGTCGACAAGAACAGACAGGTAAGGATCGTTGGCATACATCCGATTCATGATAGCCAGTGTGGTGCTGTAAGCACCTTGGGCAAACTTGTATGGCGCGGGGGAATTGAACTGCGCCGCAATAGGCATGATGCCAAACTGTGCAGTTGCCAACGCCTTGTTGAGCATCTGAGTGGCAAGACCGATGTCTTCAGTGCTGACTTCATGAGCACCGTCACCCTCGGGATAAATACCATCCCTAGGATCATCGTCTGTCAGGTACTGATAACTGTCTTTGTAGCCACTGCCCTTGAGATATTCAACAATCTCGGGAGGGAAGTAAGCATTGAGAGTTTCATCGCCAATCTCAGGGACCCATGTACCCCAGAGGTTAGTGCGACCGCCAATGCAATAGACTGGCCCACCGACGTAGCTGTCGGATTGATCAGTCAACTGAACCTTGGCTTTGACGGCATCATAGACACGCTCGTTGCCCTCTGGAGAGTTGCTGGCGCCACGATTGTAATATGGACGCGAAGTGTTGAGAACGTGGGTGGAGAAGATGACACCTCCACGTTCAATCAGAAgaacctttttcttcttggaaGCAAGGTCTTCTGCCAATGGGCCTCCGCCGAACCCACTTCCTACAATGATGTAGTCATAGGAATCGAGTTTGGCCAAGAGGCAGACAACGTCTGTGTCAAGGTGGAGTAAGTGATCCATCTTGTCGGACAGGAGATGATGGTAGACAGAATGGGATGGCAGTAGAAAGAATGTGTCGTGAAGTGATGATGGTTAAAAGAACGATAATGAGAGATCGAGGACGAGTTATATAGATCCAGGAGTGTCAAGGCCAGACCGAGGAACAACTGCCGACTGTACGAGTCAACAGATATGGTGATACAAGTGACATTGCGCAACTGCACGACAAGACGAATGTATCGGCGAGTGCATTGTCTGCCATGTAGTTATTTCCATTACCGGATGCATCAGCCAGCCACTTCCAAGAGAGTCAACTACGGCTGAGACTAGAGGTATGTGTCGGAATTTGAGAGATAGACACTCGAATACCAATCATGTCTTTAGAACATTAGGTTGATGGAGCCGTTTGTGAGAACGTTGTGGATTTTCAACGCCAAATGATGACGCCGCATTGCTTGCCGTCTTGTCTTGATTCGCTGGCAGCATAGACATGTCAAAGGTAGAGATGGTAAGATCCGGAATATATGACAGGTAGGCTGCAGTGATTGTCTTGATATGATTTGAGACCAAAGTCAGCGGCTGAAGCGGGGTATCTCTCCTCGTCTGATTCTTGTCGTCGTAATGATGTTGTGTCACTTGAAGCAGAGGCCTGTGTAGCTGGAGCACTAGCGTCTAAAGTTACCAACTCAAAAGAAGCAGAGTCACAGTCATTAGTACTGACATGAGAGTTAAAGGATATACTTTCTTGGAGAGTCAATTGGAAGATTGCAGTGCGAACGTCAACTTCGGGGTTGCCAACCGTCATAGAATCAGACATGGTGACACCATCAGTGAGACCAGTTCCGGGAGTTGTAGTCGTAGTATCCGTAGTCTTTTGACTGACAGCATTTGTCTCTAACGCACTTGCTGGTATTGGCTGTACTGGCTTGAGAAAAGACACGGCACATAGATGGAATGCAAGGGTAGGAGATATGTTGTAAGCTCCGAGACACGGCATTGAGATACGTAGTCCAAGACACGGACTGTGTCCCATGTCCCCGAGCTTACTATTACTTCCTTTAGTCTCCCTGCAGTAAGCCCTAGGGGCGGCCCGATGTTTCTCGCCGTCCAATCCCGATCTCAAGATTCCGTGCATTTCTTGATATCGCTCGTGTATGTGGAGACTTGGTAATCACATCAAATTATTAACTACATTGCTGTCCTGAACTGGATCTAAGATCAGCCACGGCCTCATTCTGTCATCGAAGATCCCCCCCACAACTACCCAACCACTAACAAGAGATACCAATCCAACACATGCCTATCATCGTAAGTGCCGTTCCATCAGATCCCCAGCCACAGTACCTCAGGTTTTTACTAGAGGCAGATTGATGCGTGACCAGGATGCTAAGCGTGTTCTGATTCAATCCAATGTCAATATAGTTGATGGCCGTAAAAACATTCGGCTCCTTCTTGAACGGTTGGCCAGGCCAATCAGTCTCCCTCCAATCCTCTTTGGGTACAAAGAACGAATCTCCTCCCTTGATGTAATCGTTTCCATCTGGATAGGCCAGGTATGCTACACGAGCATTGTCAAACTCACGTCCAGCCCATGTCTCAATGTTGATCCGCATGCCTGTAGGACTAGCTTCAGCGACATATGTCTTGAGGCTCCGGTGGCCCTTGGGTTGATGTATCTCGGTGAACCACACAGCTACCTTGGGTGTTTTTGTAAATGGTTTGGCGAAAGTAACATGAATTGAAGCATTCTCTGTTGCACTGCGACCACCTGGGTTATCACTTGCATCTACGAAACCATGCTGGAAGGGGAACACTCCATTCGGGAGCACCATGACATTGGCTTCTAAGTTCCAAGTGCTGTGGAGGAAGGATTTGAGACCCAAAGAGAATCCCCACTCTGTGACCGATGGAAGAGTGAGAGCAACACGAGGGGAATCTGCATGTGCGACGTCAATGTGACGAAAACCGTAGATGACCGTGGGTATGAAAGGTAAGGGTTTGTAGAAGGATTGTTCGAGGACTGCACTGCGTCCGGGGATTCCATCTGACCAGCCGAGGCGCTCACgacatttgatcagatgctgcTCTGGTTGGGTGCGAACAAGTGACATGTCAGCTTCCATTGAAGAATCACCTGATTCGGAAGTATCCTAAAACGACAAGAGTTAGTCATTGCAACAGAGTTCATCATTGTTAACTCACCTCCTTGTTGCCCCAGATTGGCGCCAATCGGTAGACACCACTCGTGGGGTTGATGCCAGTGTTACTTGTATTCGCATGTCCCCAAAAGCCCTTAACATGAGCGTTCACGAGAAGAGGATCAAAGTGAACAAGTTTGAGATCCTTAAACTCAATACCATCTCTCGTCCCAACATCGGTCTCTGACTGAACCCAATCCTTGGCGTGACCTTCTAGGTCAGGACCCCGGTTGGTATACAAACGAAGTGCCGTGATGCGTGTCGTAGCGTCAGAGCTGTCTTTGCGTCGACCTGTTTCGATCGAGCAAGCGATGATCTTTTGTCCCTGAGATGGCCTGAGTGTGAGAGAGGCTTTGTGGCTTCCTCCCGGTGTACCCATGGTTGCCTGGAGACCATTTGCGTATCGAACACTGATGGCAACGACAACGCCTTGCTCAACCTCGACTGTGACTGTTCTCAGACTAAAGTCGGCCTTGACAAAGTCCAGGTTACAGAACATGGCTCCAAAAGCGGAGCCCACTAGAGGAGCCAGCCTCATCGAAACACCTATATCGGGTTGCGTCTCCCTATAGCTGTCGGCTTTGGCCAACTCTGCCTCTTGCATACCATCATCTTTTTTCGGCTCAATCAACTTTGGGGGAGCTTCCTCAGTACCAAAGATTTTCAGATGAGGCAACTTCTCCCTTTCAGCAACGACAGGCATACGTTCACGGAAAACGATTGTACTTTGGTATGCCTCGGGCCGTTTCTCGTCAGCAGCAATAGCTGGGTTCTTCTCCACGCCATCAACTTCGTTGACGATCTTGATCATCTGAAATCGACATGCGCGACGAGCAAGGTCAAGGCCTTTGATTGTGGCCTCGAAAGGAAGCTCAATCTCGTTCTTGCCAATCTGTGTGTTGTTGGTGAAcgtcaactccttgtccttggcaaCCCATGGATCTATCCTTTTTGTGCCCGCCTGAATATCAAAGAGCTGAGTGCCGATGTTGCGGTAGATCTTTGAGTAAGATTAGCATGGATCGATAAATCGCAGTCTCTGTTACTTACATTCTTGTAGTCCATGTACGCATCAAGTAGAGCATTTGTGTAAATTGCAGCATTTTCGTAATACATTGGTGTAAGGGCTGGGGGCTTCAAAGCCATAAAGCTACGAAGCGATTCGTACTTTGTCAGAATGGCACTATTCAGAATTAGTACAAGGGTTGCTTTCTTTTGATAGTACAAGGATCTTCATACTATGTTCGTTGAGGTGTACTGGCCACAAGGTCAGGAAACCTCGCAGCCGTCTCCATCAGTGACTGGATTGTCCAAGGTTGGTCCACTAGTAAACGTGAGAAGACATTCAAAAAGAAACCATATTAGTAGTAAGAACTTACTGGGTTTGATGTGGCCACCACCAGACCATCCAACCTGAATTGTGGTTTCTGTCTGAGAAGAGAAATTGGACTTGTCGATGTCGACTTTGGCCTTTGCTTTGAGATCGACTGCACCAACGCTTAACGCCACCTCTGCTCTAGTGACAATGTGTCAATGTCGTATGTCGGGAACTCGAGACAGGAAAGACTTACTCAGCCTTGATGCTCATAGCTTTGGCTTTGTTCACTACCTTCATACTGACAAGAGCATTAAACTCGCCACCTTCGAGGAATCCAGCGATGTAGCAATCTCCAAAGACGCTTCGGAAGTTTGTATGATCCACTGAGGGAAGGCCTTGAAAAACGAGGGCATCTTTGATGTTGATGCTCTGGTTGATGACCTTGACGCtgatgaagaagttgagaTCACTCTCTTTGAACTTGTCAGAGTCCACGAAAGAACCTTTGCCTTTACCGCCGATTGAGCCGTATTTGATAGACAACGAGCCCGAGATATTCATGTCATCTGTAATCTCGCTATAGAAGTCAGAAATATGTCAATACTATGTGGAAAGGTAAATCAATTACCTAATCTTGTTCACAAATCGTGAGCTGTACGTCACGATCTGACTCGGCCCTCGTTGTGACAGCGCTTTGACTGTGCCCCGGAGCTTGTTCCCTTTGAGACCAGTACCATTGGTCTTGATACGCGCCAAACGCATACGTTTCTTCTCAAGCAGAAGGATATTGCGCTTTGTCTCGGCACTAGCAGGGTCAATAGCTTCTTCGATCAAAGTCTCAAGTGAGGCCACGTCTGAAACGAGCTTCTCAACTGTTTTGGCGTCTTCGCGCAACTGAATTGCGATAGTGTCGAGCGCCTTTGTAGCGGCTGGAGTGACATCGGCAGGTTTGCCTGTCGCGTCTGCTGTTACCTCTGTTCCTGTTGCTGTTATTCCCGGTATAGTAGTTGGTTCTAGAAGAGCGTCTATCGCTTCTTCATAatcctcttcgtcatcatAATCACCACCAGCAGCCCGAGCGCCGATGGCGTGACGAAGCTCACGCATTGTGAAGCCATCGTTGGTGACAGAATTGTCAACGCGGTCTGGGTCGATTACGACAGCGTCATCAATGCAGATTTGCTGCGTGTATGAATTAAAACTTTGTTCAAAGGTCAGTCTTCTGGCATATGGGTTGTGTTAATTGACAGGTTCATACCCTTGGCCTAGGCGCATGCCATTGTTGTATGGCGCCAGTAATAGTGACATGATGGCGATCTTTTCGCGTGGAGAATATTGCTGAAGTTGTTGTCCGAGATTATTGTGTCTTTTGGAGATTTTCCTCGGCCATGGAGAGCTTTCTTGTTGACTTTTTCCTCATCTCACTGCAGCTGGGGTTGCTTCCAATTTAGACATCGCTTAGACATAAAATCAATAGTTTCGAGGCGCTAGCGACCATCACGGCAATATTGTCTTAGGCATGACCCCATCCAACGGGCGCTTATTGGTATGGAGTTCAGCTACGGATACATATCTGCGTTCTAAAGCGTAGTCCAAAAACGAACCTGGCGAAGGCACTCAATAGGCACCAGCTGAagctcaacaacaactgCACGTTGACAAAGCTGGGTGCACTGCCTAGGTGAGACAGTCTTTCCGTGCCGCACGCCAACCTCATTCAGAACCTTGGCCACGCCATCGTCCAACCCCTGCGCTCGCTTGTGGATAGCCCTCCCCTGCTGAATAGCGGCCTGGAACTCCGGAGTGCCCGTCTGCACCGTTTTCGCAACAATCAGCTGCTCTAATGTTGAAAATGCACTGACACGAACAGCGGCAGAGCTGGATGAATATGTCGAGCTTGTGGACCAGCTTTCCTCGTAGTCACCCAGCCATGATTCCACCTTTATCTGCACAGTTTCCTTCTTCGTTTCCGAATAGGAACTTTGATCAGTGCTGAAGAGTACAGCTGAGTCTCCTCCAATGCGGTAGCCGCCCACGTAGTAGTCACCATAAGCAGTCTTGAATCCCTCGATACCCTGCCTAGTCAAAATTCTGAAAGCTGCTTCTGACAACTCTGGAGAGCGCGCATATCCAACGGAACCTGCGCGATAGCTTGTGTTAACTGAAGCTttgttcgagtccttgtTCTCCATGACATCTTTATCGTAGTGCATTGAGACGCTAGCTTCAAGGCAAGTCATATCAATACTGGCGCCCAAAGAAACGCTCAAATGATCCATGGAAGATGACGAGCTCAAGGCTTCGGAGGATCGAAAGCTGCAGCTGCCATCATTTGCCGTGAAAATAATTCGTGTTGATTCCAAAGATTCTTGACTGAACGCAGTCTCTGGCGCGAAGGGATTGTGGGCGGTTTCTGCTATGTTTGACCGAAAGAACATGCCTAGTGGCATAATGCGGGGCTGCCAGGGTAGTAGGATAGGCGATCGTGTTGTGGCTTGCTGAACTACTCGTGGGACTAGAGGGTCGAAAGTCTCCGGGTCGAAGCCGTCCGCTGTCACAATGGCTGGGGCTTGAAGAGGCGCTACAACATTCGATAACGACATGGCTGAAGACGTCTTACCGCGAAATGTGTTCTCTGGATGTGGGAAGGCCCAGCGTTCAAATGCGCGGTCGTCATGTGGGAGTACTGTGGTCGAGACCACAGCTGAGGGGCTGACgagactattaagagactATTGACAAATATTGAATGCAGTCCAACTAATTGGGAATATTGATACGACAATATGCAGGCTTACACTTTCATCACGAAAATAATTACTGGACTCAAAATGGCCATTACATAGGCAGACCCAACATAAAGGAATCACAAGCCGTAAACCTACGTCTGTAGTCTGTACATGCTTCTCTTTTAGGGCGTCCTTCAAATTCAGCATTTTCACCCATGATCGTCACGAGTAGCGATAATTCACGCTATAACAAACCCAAAGATGGAGGAATCGAAAGAAATGGGCACCTACAAAAGACCAT carries:
- a CDS encoding hypothetical protein (TransMembrane:6 (o73-93i114-135o147-167i200-221o241-261i307-328o)), with translation MGNFFSRPGRESDALPPGAFAAGNISSLDSSSIKPYLGTNTGLYEKPYPPIPFEWIVSPSSVDDGSCPNGSQILTWFGVTDVVITVLAILCAYRPFVHWITRGKLGNRRKNRLALTWTITFACQLTASAIVAGVIGNTSGYESLNMLHIFTVAMSRPRFYPIVLGLLRCVVTSQRTRDWDKTSIIKRSVDDRVEFPYTDAWITTSFSELLLLIISAVFTGVTWHRLPSDNKSREYASDHVSFISSTPGIMFLCMLAFLPIYKRYGEAYPIEGRRYETGRHWGVTISNDGRTRIGVKKDNKKTAVKRAANAVCAVLLLAYIALVQWAYWTRLLEMSGVL
- a CDS encoding hypothetical protein (CAZy:AA3) translates to MDHLLHLDTDVVCLLAKLDSYDYIIVGSGFGGGPLAEDLASKKKKVLLIERGGVIFSTHVLNTSRPYYNRGASNSPEGNERVYDAVKAKVQLTDQSDSYVGGPVYCIGGRTNLWGTWVPEIGDETLNAYFPPEIVEYLKGSGYKDSYQYLTDDDPRDGIYPEGDGAHEVSTEDIGLATQMLNKALATAQFGIMPIAAQFNSPAPYKFAQGAYSTTLAIMNRMYANDPYLSVLVDTEVIAVQYKDTNTADKTVTALQIRDKATGTIKELGIGKAKVILAAGTIGTASIALNSGLQNLNDKVGKGLIDHNVCYARFAKEKDGGITQKPLNLKTHLKVGGEECLVTVTINANFFLAGSSASINTTHFYDRKGNLLGPKSPAKEQKNFDTICVLFEFVGKLAEGNSVLSIPGMDPVLDIRRDPLKHEVQCAMEDIVRNVRDAFVDAQPFKSPTSGGKLCPDPGLRPQHLGFGVFSHECGTMRMDGPTKKDGVVDSDLKVKGLDNLWVCDLSVMPVSPEANPSLTLAALSLRLAEHLSPTPQ